The sequence GCAGCGAGCGCGAGATCACCGTGCAGCTGAGCAACCGGGGCAGCACGCCCTCGCTGGTGCAGGCCTGGATCGACGACGGCGACGAGAGGGCGACACCGTCCAGCTCGAAGGCGCCTTTCCTGGTGACGCCCGTGATGTCGCGCCTCGACCCGATGAAGGGCCAGGCGTTGCGCGTGCTGCTGACCTCCGGGGGCTTGCCGCAAGACCGCGAATCGCTGTTCTGGCTGAACGTGCTGGATGTGCCTTCGCTGGATCGCAAGCGCGCCGGCGAGAACCACCTGCAGGTCGCCTTCCGCTCGCGCCTCAAGCTGCTCTACCGGCCCCAGGGGCTCGAAGGCAGCGCGGCGGCGGCGGCCGAGGGCCTGCGCTGGAAGCTGGTCGAGCGCGGCGACAAGCCGGTACTGCGGGCGAGCAATGCGAGTGCCTTTTACGTCTCCGTTTCCAGCGTAAGCGTGACGGCCAACGGCAGGAGCTTCACCAGCGACGACTCGGCAACCATCGGGCCGCACGGCGAACTGGAACTCCCGCTGAAACCCACGGCCAGCGTGCCCCCTGGGGTGTCCGGCGTCGACTACGTCTGGGTGTCCGACTACGGCGCGGCGGTCAGGCAGTCCTCTTCCCTCGGCGACTGAACGCCGACTCTCGTTCGAAGCAGCGGAGCGCAAGCAAAATGAAGGGTGATGGAAAATCGCCAGTCAGGTGGATGGCTTTGTCCATCGGGATCGCCGGCGGCTCCTGGGTGGGCTCCAGCGCAGTGGCGGACGGCGACGTGATCTTCGATCGCGGATTCCTCCGCGACGGCGGTCAGGCGCTCGACCTTGCCCGCTTCGAAGCCGCGCCCGTCCTGCCACCGGGCACCCAGCGCCTGGATACCTTCGTCAACCAGCGACCGGTCGGCCGCTTCGACGTGACCATCGAGGCCGAGAGCGAGCACGGCCCTGCACGAACCTGCTTCCGCCGCGACGACTTGCCGGCGCTGGGCCTCGACCTGCGCCGGCTGCCGGAGCAGGAGCGGGTGCAGCACTTGCTCGCCGCGGACTGCGTCGACCTGCGTCAACTCGACCCCAACATCGCGCTGGACGTGGATGTCTCCGCGCTCACGGCCCACCTGGCGATACCCCAGGCGTACATCGGCCGCCTGGTGCGCGGCATGGTCGATCCGCAGGACTGGGACGAAGGCATCACGGCGGGCTTCGTCGGCTACAACGCCAGCGCCTTCCGCAACCAGCTCGACCAGACCGGCGGCCACGACCGCTACTACGCGAGCCTCAACGCCGGCCTCAACGTCGCCGGCTGGCGCTTGCGCCACAACGGCACCTACAGCCGTGCCGAGCAGGGCAGCGAATACCAGGCCGGCAGCACCTACGCCCAGCACGACCTCACCGCGCTGAAGGCGCAAGGCACGCTCGGCGAGTACTTCACCCCCGGCGACCTCTTCGATGCCATGCCCTTCACCGGCGTGGCCCTGGCCAGCGACGAGCGCATGCTGCCCGACTCCCAGCGCGGCTTCGCGCCGACGGTGCGCGGCAGCGCCGACACCAATGCGCAGGTGAGCATCCGCCAGGCCGGCAACCTGGTCTACCAGACCACGGTGGCGCCCGGCCCGTTCGTCATCGACGACCTGTACAACACCGGCTATGCCGGCGACCTCGAGGTGACCATCACCGAGGCCGACGGCCGCGAGAAGACCTTCACCGTGCCCTATGCCTCGGTGAGCCAACTGCTGCGCCCGGGCAACTCGCGCTTCAGCCTGGCCGCCGGCCGCTACCGCGACGACCAGCTCGACGCTCCACCGGCCTTCGTGCAGGGCACCTACCGCTACGGGCTCTCCAATGACCTGACCCTGTACACCGGCAGCACCCTGGCCGAGAACTACCTCGCCGTATTGGGCGGCGCGGCGCTCAATACTCGCTTCGGCGCCCTGGGCGCGGACGTCACCCGCTCCCAGGCCAGCGGGCTGCCGACGCAGGTCCAGGGCATCGAGCCGCGCATGCGTGGTCAGAGCTACCGGCTGACCTACAGCGAGCGCCTGGATGCCACCGGCACCAACCTCGCCATCGCCGCCTACCGCTTTTCCAGCGAGGGCTACCTGAGCATGGCCAACTTCGCGGCGCTCAAGGGCAGCGACTTCCCCACGCTGTACCGCGAACGCAACCGCATCCAGCTCGACCTCGACCAGCCGCTGGGCGACTCGCTGAGCCTCTTCGTCAACGGCATGCGGCAGAACTACTGGGACCGCAGCGGCACCGACACCACCTACCAGGCCGGCATCGGCAAGACCTTCGGCTGGGGCGCGCTCAGCTTCAGCGCCAGCCGCACCCGGCAGGGCGGCGGCAACCGGCGCGACGATGAGCAGACCCAGTACCTGGCGACCCTGAGCGTGCCGCTGAGCTTTGGCGAACGCCTGACCGGCGCCTACCTGCGCACCAGCGCCGCCTACACCGACAGCCGCGACCGCTCGCTGCAGACCAGCCTGAGCGGCAGCGCCGGCGAGACCGGCCAGTTCGGCTACAGCCTCTACCAGAGCAGCAACCGCGACGAAGGGCAGCGCGGTGAAACCCGTGGCGGCAGCCTGCAGTACACCACCTCGCCGGTCGCGCTCGGCTTCAGCGCCAGCAGCGGCGAGGGCTACAGCCAATACACCGCCTCGGCGCGCGGAACCGTCCTGGGCTACGGCGATGGCGTGTTGTTCAGCGCGGGCCAGGGCGAAACCATGGGCGTGATCGAGGCTGCGGGCGGCAAGGGCGCACGGGTGGGCAGCGGGCACAACAGCCATCTCGACGGGCAGGGCAAGGCGCTGGTCACCGGCCTGTCGCCCTATCGCCGCAACGAAGTGCTGATCGACCCCAAGGGCGCCTCCGACGACGTGGAATTCAAGGTCAGCTCCCAGGTGGTCACGCCGCGGCAGGGCGCGGTGGTCAAGCTGGACTACCCGACCACCATCGGCCGCGCGCTGCTCCTGCAGGTCAGCGGCGAAGACGGCGGCAGCCCTCCCTTCGGCGCCGAAGTGCTGAGCGCGGCCGGCGAATCGCTCGGCATGATCGGCCAGGCCGGCCTGGCGTTGCTGCGCATCGGCGACGACCCCGGCCCGCTGCAGGTGCGCTGGGGCGGGGAAGCCGGCCAGTCGTGCCGGCTGGTCATGGGTGAGCCCATCGCCACCGACAGCCCCGGTGACATGCCGCGCCGCTCGGCGCGCTGCCTGGCTGGCGCCTGAGCGCCCTTCATCGGCCGGGCGAGCGGCCCGGCTGCCATTTCCATCAATCGGAGTCTGTACACGTGAAGCGCAACAAGACCCGTCTCGCCTCGCTCGCCCTGCTGGGTGCGGCGAGCCTCCACGCCGAGGGGCTGATCGCCTGCACCAGCAAGGTGACGACGACCGTCAGCTATCCTTCGCCGCTGCTGATATCGGTGGACTTTCCCCTGGGGTCGGTGCTGGGTACCGCGCAATCGGTCACTACCATCGACTGCACGGGCGATACGAAGAACTACGAGCTGCGCCGGTCCAGATCCAACGCTGCCTACGGCATGAGCGATGTCGAGGGCGTCGTCCAGTCCGGCTTCATAGCGGTAGGAGTGCGCTGGACCAACTACAACTCCGCAACGGGTGAAACGACCCTGATGACCCGTACGCCTATGCACGACGGCTCGGGGCCGAAGCTTCAGCTGGCAAAAGGCGTGACCACGCTCACCGACACCTGGGAGCTCATCAAGATCGGTTCCGGCAATCTGCCGGCACCGGGCACCTTCAACATGCGGCCGGTAGCCATGGACAAGGTGAACAAGGGCACTACCACCGTCGTCATGTCCGACCTGCTGACTTACCAATTCGAGTCCGTCGAGTTCGTCGTACCCAGCTGCCAGGCCCCGGGCGACCTTACCGTCGACATGGGCCAGAAGCGCAACACGGACTTCTCCGGCGTCGGCAGCACTACAGCGGCCAAGCCCATCGACATCGCGCTGCAGTGCGAGCAGAACGCGAACGTCTTCATCACGCTCTCCGGCGACATCGACAGTTCGCAACCCGGCACGCTCAAACTGTCCCCAGCCGGGCAGACGGCCTCCGGGGTGGGCGTGCAGATTCTCGACGAATCCGGCGAGCCGGTGGCCTTCAATACCAAGCTGTCCCATGGCCAGACCTCCGAGGCAGGCCCCTACACCCTGAAATACCAGGCGCGCTACATCCAGACCGCGAAGACCATCGTCGCCGGCCAGGCCAACGCCGCGCTCACCTACACCCTCAAGTACAACTGAGCCCGGCGTCGAGCGCCTCAGGCATCGGCAGCGCGGATCAGGCAGACATTGCGCGGGCTCAGTTCCGAACCGCTGGCCAGGGTGCCTGCCGCCAGATCGAAGAGCTTCACGTCGTACTGCGCCCCGGTTTCCAGCGCCGGGTGCACATAGCGCCGGACCAGGTCGTCCGGCGCGTCGTCGGCGAAGGAACGCGAGGCGCTCAGCGTGACGAGCCGGGCCTCGCCGTCGACCACCTCGCTGCGCACTTCCGCCGTGCGGTTCACGTGGTAATGCCTGCCGTCGCCAACGTCGAAGTCCCCCACGAAACGCATCAGCGCCCGGCCTTGCCGCTTCGGGCTGTAGGTCATCGAACCGTGGTAGTGAATGGCTCCGCGCGAGGAGCGCGCAAAGAGCTCGCTTTCCCCACTGCAGATACTCGGCTGTGCGGCGGTCAGCTGGTGCAGAGCCCAGGGCGCGAGCAGCAACAGGCCGGCAGCGGCGACGTAGAGCGTGCGCTTCATGAGTGGGGATCTTGCAGGATGACGTAGGCGCTGCAGTCCGGCGCCTTCGCTTCGAGGCGGTCCTGGCAGAGGAAGAAGCTGAACTCGTCGTCCGAATCGCCCCGATTGACATAGACGAAGGACTTGTCGGCAGCAAGCTGCGGCGGGTGGTCGGCGAACGCCTTCAATGCCTGCTCGATGCGCCTTGAGGAGGGCGCGGCCGCAAGCTGGGCGAAGAAGTGTCGCTCGCCGATATCCGCCAGGTACTCGTAGGCCACGCGATGCGCGGTTTCGGTAGCCAGGGGGCTGGCCCGCGAATGGGCGAACCACAGCACGACCGCCAGGTTGGCCAGCGCCCCGGCAGCCAAGGCCAGTACCCATCCGCGCAGATTGTGGCGCTTGATCGCGGCGATGGGCGCGCGTGCAACAGCGAGCTTATCCAGCACCGGCGGGGCATCGAGCGCGGAGAGGGTCGGCTGCTCCGCCAGTCCGTCGAGGACCCGGGCCTGGATGCGGTAGCCCAGGTTAGGCACGGTGCGAATCACCTTGTGGCCGTCCTCGGCGCCGAAGGCCTGGCGCACGTTGAACACCGCATTGCTCAGGCTGCCGGCGGCAACCGGCCGGCCGTGCCAGGCATGGCTGGTCAGCTCGTCACGGCTGACCGGCGTGCCGGGCGCCATCAGCAGCCGCTGCAGCAAGCGGTACTCGGGCTTGCTCAGGTTGCAGGAAAACGCCGCGCCGTCGCGGCGCGAGCCGCGAAGCAGACGCTCGACCGGGTCCAGCGAGCAGTCCCAGAGGTCGATGGCAACGAAACGGATCATCGGATCACCTCGCGCGTGAAAGTGAGGGCACGCCGCGCCCGGCAGCCGGCAGCGGCTGTCGATTGCCGGCGGCAGCCGGTTCCAGGGCGGAGGGTGTCCCGGGCAGGCGTCGATCCGACGCGGTGCCGGCGAGGCGAGTACGAGGGAAGCGGAGAGCGGAAGGGGAGCAAGGTCA is a genomic window of Pseudomonas knackmussii B13 containing:
- a CDS encoding winged helix-turn-helix domain-containing protein, with the translated sequence MIRFVAIDLWDCSLDPVERLLRGSRRDGAAFSCNLSKPEYRLLQRLLMAPGTPVSRDELTSHAWHGRPVAAGSLSNAVFNVRQAFGAEDGHKVIRTVPNLGYRIQARVLDGLAEQPTLSALDAPPVLDKLAVARAPIAAIKRHNLRGWVLALAAGALANLAVVLWFAHSRASPLATETAHRVAYEYLADIGERHFFAQLAAAPSSRRIEQALKAFADHPPQLAADKSFVYVNRGDSDDEFSFFLCQDRLEAKAPDCSAYVILQDPHS
- a CDS encoding fimbrial protein — its product is MKRNKTRLASLALLGAASLHAEGLIACTSKVTTTVSYPSPLLISVDFPLGSVLGTAQSVTTIDCTGDTKNYELRRSRSNAAYGMSDVEGVVQSGFIAVGVRWTNYNSATGETTLMTRTPMHDGSGPKLQLAKGVTTLTDTWELIKIGSGNLPAPGTFNMRPVAMDKVNKGTTTVVMSDLLTYQFESVEFVVPSCQAPGDLTVDMGQKRNTDFSGVGSTTAAKPIDIALQCEQNANVFITLSGDIDSSQPGTLKLSPAGQTASGVGVQILDESGEPVAFNTKLSHGQTSEAGPYTLKYQARYIQTAKTIVAGQANAALTYTLKYN
- a CDS encoding fimbria/pilus outer membrane usher protein codes for the protein MSIGIAGGSWVGSSAVADGDVIFDRGFLRDGGQALDLARFEAAPVLPPGTQRLDTFVNQRPVGRFDVTIEAESEHGPARTCFRRDDLPALGLDLRRLPEQERVQHLLAADCVDLRQLDPNIALDVDVSALTAHLAIPQAYIGRLVRGMVDPQDWDEGITAGFVGYNASAFRNQLDQTGGHDRYYASLNAGLNVAGWRLRHNGTYSRAEQGSEYQAGSTYAQHDLTALKAQGTLGEYFTPGDLFDAMPFTGVALASDERMLPDSQRGFAPTVRGSADTNAQVSIRQAGNLVYQTTVAPGPFVIDDLYNTGYAGDLEVTITEADGREKTFTVPYASVSQLLRPGNSRFSLAAGRYRDDQLDAPPAFVQGTYRYGLSNDLTLYTGSTLAENYLAVLGGAALNTRFGALGADVTRSQASGLPTQVQGIEPRMRGQSYRLTYSERLDATGTNLAIAAYRFSSEGYLSMANFAALKGSDFPTLYRERNRIQLDLDQPLGDSLSLFVNGMRQNYWDRSGTDTTYQAGIGKTFGWGALSFSASRTRQGGGNRRDDEQTQYLATLSVPLSFGERLTGAYLRTSAAYTDSRDRSLQTSLSGSAGETGQFGYSLYQSSNRDEGQRGETRGGSLQYTTSPVALGFSASSGEGYSQYTASARGTVLGYGDGVLFSAGQGETMGVIEAAGGKGARVGSGHNSHLDGQGKALVTGLSPYRRNEVLIDPKGASDDVEFKVSSQVVTPRQGAVVKLDYPTTIGRALLLQVSGEDGGSPPFGAEVLSAAGESLGMIGQAGLALLRIGDDPGPLQVRWGGEAGQSCRLVMGEPIATDSPGDMPRRSARCLAGA
- a CDS encoding fimbrial biogenesis chaperone, yielding MRAVPKFRSCLLLALLLMQAAAAQANVVIAGTRQVFPGSEREITVQLSNRGSTPSLVQAWIDDGDERATPSSSKAPFLVTPVMSRLDPMKGQALRVLLTSGGLPQDRESLFWLNVLDVPSLDRKRAGENHLQVAFRSRLKLLYRPQGLEGSAAAAAEGLRWKLVERGDKPVLRASNASAFYVSVSSVSVTANGRSFTSDDSATIGPHGELELPLKPTASVPPGVSGVDYVWVSDYGAAVRQSSSLGD